Below is a window of Anaerolineae bacterium DNA.
GCCCTTCCATGGTGGGTATCGCTGCGCGTGCGGCGACCCGCGTCGAGGGTCAAAGCGCGGAGGAGTATCTGCGCCAATCGATCCTGGAGCCGAATGCCTACCTGGTGCCGAATACAGCAACAAACATCTTCGCTGCCGGCGGCAACAGCCTGATGTTCCAGCAATACGCTGATTACCTGACCGAGCAGGATGTCAACGACCTGATCGCCTACATGCTGTCGCTCAGGTAACATCCAGCGACTGCCCCCCGCCTGCCAGATTCGTCTAGCCCTGCCTCGAGTTGAGGCAGGGTTTTTTTGCTGTCGTCTGCGTGATCCATCTCTGAATCGCCATTTTCTGATAATGTCCATATAATACATAAGAATATCGTTATTGTGTTCTTTTGGTGTCCCGGAGCACTCCAAAATGACTGATATGCCCAGCAGCAACAATGACCACTGGTATAACCCGCCCGAAGACCTCGTCCGAAACGCCCACATCCCCGACTATGAAGCGGTCTACGCCCAGGCTCAGCGCGACCCGGAAGCCTTCTGGGCGGAGCGCGCCCGCGAACTGGACTGGTTTCAGCCCTGGGACAAGGTCCTTGACGATAGTCAGGCCCCGTTCTACAGGTGGTTTGTCGGCGGCAAGACCAACATCGCCCACAACGCCCTGGATCGGCACATCGGCACCTGGCGGGCCAATAAAGTCGCCCTGATCTGGGAGGGTGAGCCGGGCGATGTTCGCTCCTTCAGCTACTGGCGGATGTGGCAGGAAGTTAACCGCTTCGCCAACATCCTGCGCAGCATGGGCGTCCGCAAAGGCGATACGGTGACCATCTATATGGGTCGTGTCCCGGAGCTGGTCTTTGCCATGCTGGCCTGCGCCAAAATCGGCGCCGTCCATTCGGTCGTCTATGGCGGCTTCAGCGAGCAGGCCCTTGCCGATCGCATCGAAGACTCCAAGAGCCGCGTGCTGGTCACCTGTGACGGCGCCTGGCTGCGCGGCAAGATCGTGCCCCTCAAGGATACCGTTGACGAAGCGGTCCGGCGTTCCCCGATTGTCGAGCATATTATTGTCGTCAGGCGCACCGGGCAGGACGTTTACATGGAGTCCGGGCGCGACTACTGGTATCACGACCTGCGGGCGCTGCCAATTGCCGCCACCCGCGCCGAGACCGAAGTGATGGACTCTGAGGATCCGCTGTTCATCCTCTACACCAGTGGCACGACCGGCAAGCCCAAGGGTGTGCTGCACACCCACGGCGGCTACCAGGTTTATGTCAGCACCACGTTGAAGTGGGTATTCGACCTCAAAGATGAAGATCGCTGGTGGTGCGCTGCCGATCCGGGCTGGATCACCGGACACAGCTACATTGTCTATGCCCCGCTGATCCTGGGCGCGACCAGCTTCATGTACGAAGGCGCACCGACCCACCCCTATCCCAACCGCTGGTGGAAGTTGATCGAATACTACGGCATCACCATCCTCTATACCGCGCCGACGGCCATCCGCGGCCTGATGCGCTTTGGCGATGCCTGGCCCAGCCGCCACGATCTGAGCAGCCTGCGTCTGCTGGGCAGCGTCGGTGAGCCGATCAACCCGGAAGCATGGCGCTGGTACTACGAAGTGATCGGTCGAGGTCGCTGCCCGATCATGGATACCTGGTGGCAGACGGAGACGGGCGGCTTCATGATCACGCCGCTGCCCTCCGTCCGGCTCAAGCCCGGCAGCGCCACCCGCCCCTTCCCCGGCATTGAGGTGGACATCGTCGACGAGGCGGGGAATTCCGTCCCACCCGGCGTAGACGGCATGCTGGTGATCAAAAAGCCATGGCCTGCCATGTTGCGCACAGTCTACGGCGACCCACAGCGCTATATCGACCAGTACTGGAGCGCCTACCGCAAGCAGGGCTGGTACCTGGCCGGGGATTCCGCCCGCCGCGACAAGGATGGCTATATCTGGATCATCGGTCGCATCGATGACGTGATCAAGGTCAGCGGTTACCGGCTGGGCACGGCGGAGATTGAGTCCGGCCTGGTCAGCCACCCCGCCGTGGCAGAAGCCGCCGTGATCGGCGTGCCGGATGAGATCAAGGGCAACGCCATTTACGCCTATTGCCTGCTGGCCAAAGGCTACGCCGTCACGCCCACCCTGGAGCAGGAACTGAAGGAACACGTCCGCCACGAGGTTGGCCCAATCGCTGTCCCGGCCAGGATCGAGTTCGTGGATAGTCTGCCCAAGACCCGCAGCGGCAAGATCATGCGCCGCGTGTTGAAGGCGCGGGCGATGGGTCTGCCAGAAGGCGATGTGAGTACGATGGAGGAATGAGCATCTGCCCGCTGGAACGGGGCGCGTCAGGCCTGGATGCGCCCCGCAAGGCCCCCGTCAGGCGCTCATCAGGATGTCAGCGCCATAGCGCCGATTGAACCGCTACCGGGCGCATGCTACCCTCAGGGCAGTCAGGGAAACCCTGGAAACATCCGGGCTGCACCGGAGGGAGAACAGCGGAATGTGGTACATCACGCGGCGTTATCTCAGCCTGCTTGTGTGGCACTGGGGGCCGGTACTGGCGGCCATGCTAATGATGTTCGTCGCTTCCGCTCAGCCCAAGTATGGTCCACCGCCGGGAGCCAGCCCGTTTACGATCTACTTCTCCGGCGTGTTGCCGGTCTTCCCCGGCCTGTGGGAATTCCTGATCAAGAAGAGCGCCCATATGATCGCCTATGGCGTTCTAGCCCTGCTGCTGGCGCGGGCATTGGTTGCCTGGGGCGTGACCGCCCGCCGGGCAGCAATCCTGGCCGTGTTACTGGCCCTTGCCTACGCCTTGCTGGATGAAGCGCACCAGGCACTCGTACCGGGCCGCCATGCCTCGCTCACAGACATCGGTCTGGACGCAGCCGGAGCATCCCTGTTCATGATGGTGGGGCATTCCATCCGGAGGAAACAACCACTACCATAAGCCCGCAAGATCAGGGCACGGCGTTATCCTGCCGCGCCCTGATCATGTTTCCAGGCTCGTCTCTGTCGTCGCCTGGCCGCTAACGCCGGTTCAGGCGCAACTCGTACTTCCCGCCGTTGTACGCAAACTCACGCACCAGGATGGTATACGTGCCGCTGCCGGTCAACGTGAATTCCAGCCGCGAATCGTAGCCCTCGCTGGATCCGTCATCGTTATAGGCAACCTGCAGGTTCTGCGGATCGTACAGCGCCACAACCGGGTCAAAGCCGCTCCCGGCGTCGCTGGCTACCAGCTCAATCACCACCTGATCCCCGCTGCCGCCGCTGAAGGTCCAGCCATGCTGCTGGCCGGCGTCAAGTGTATCCCGCCGCGATTCGCCATAGCCCAGGCTGCCGCGCCCGATCACCCCCGCCGGAAGAGGCGAGCCGATAGCTTCAAAGCTCAGCACGCCGCTGGCATCCAGAGTCTGCAGCACCGGCGGCACACCGCCCGCCT
It encodes the following:
- the vanZ gene encoding VanZ family protein; the encoded protein is MWYITRRYLSLLVWHWGPVLAAMLMMFVASAQPKYGPPPGASPFTIYFSGVLPVFPGLWEFLIKKSAHMIAYGVLALLLARALVAWGVTARRAAILAVLLALAYALLDEAHQALVPGRHASLTDIGLDAAGASLFMMVGHSIRRKQPLP
- the acs gene encoding acetate--CoA ligase; its protein translation is MTDMPSSNNDHWYNPPEDLVRNAHIPDYEAVYAQAQRDPEAFWAERARELDWFQPWDKVLDDSQAPFYRWFVGGKTNIAHNALDRHIGTWRANKVALIWEGEPGDVRSFSYWRMWQEVNRFANILRSMGVRKGDTVTIYMGRVPELVFAMLACAKIGAVHSVVYGGFSEQALADRIEDSKSRVLVTCDGAWLRGKIVPLKDTVDEAVRRSPIVEHIIVVRRTGQDVYMESGRDYWYHDLRALPIAATRAETEVMDSEDPLFILYTSGTTGKPKGVLHTHGGYQVYVSTTLKWVFDLKDEDRWWCAADPGWITGHSYIVYAPLILGATSFMYEGAPTHPYPNRWWKLIEYYGITILYTAPTAIRGLMRFGDAWPSRHDLSSLRLLGSVGEPINPEAWRWYYEVIGRGRCPIMDTWWQTETGGFMITPLPSVRLKPGSATRPFPGIEVDIVDEAGNSVPPGVDGMLVIKKPWPAMLRTVYGDPQRYIDQYWSAYRKQGWYLAGDSARRDKDGYIWIIGRIDDVIKVSGYRLGTAEIESGLVSHPAVAEAAVIGVPDEIKGNAIYAYCLLAKGYAVTPTLEQELKEHVRHEVGPIAVPARIEFVDSLPKTRSGKIMRRVLKARAMGLPEGDVSTMEE